TAATTACGGATAGATATAGGGACTACAGCTAGGACCTGGCATAGGCGCTGCCATAGGAAATGATGATGATTTGTGATTGGCCAGAAACTACAGACAATCGTTTGGCTTTCGCAAGGCATTGACTATGTACGGCAAATCGACCAGAGATGCTCGATCATGAACTTCAACTTAACCTAGATCTCAGATAGCAATTAGATGGACTAAATCTAGTTAGACAACTGCTGCTGGCTCTCTCCCTCGGGCACAACATGCTCATGCTCGGCCTTTGGTTCACTTGCCGCCGCCTGCTGCACTGCATCCAACTGGATTTGCGCATTCTTCGCCTGCTCCAAGCGGCGAGAGACGCCCTCCATGGACTCTCGCAATGTGTCGATGTCAACGGCGTTTTCATCCTTATCACCATCCTGCTCCTTCTTGTGGCCATTGTACTTGGAGAAGTACGTCAGGCTCTTCATCAACTGATAGCTCTTCGAGATGGGAATATTGGAGTCATAGACGCTAGTGCTGGAACTGCAGTCGACATAGAACCACCAGTTGCACTTGAGTATGGTCTGATCGAAGAGCGTATTCTCTGGGCACAGAAAAGATTTCCTCACCATGCCATCGTCAGTAAGGGCACACACATGAAACACCTGGAGaggattataattaataaacttaCATACAACTTGGTTAATCAATAACTAACCATGCAACCCAAATCTGTGTCCGCATAGAGGCCTGGAAAGTGCTTTTGTCTGGTGCAGGAGAAACTCGTCGGAGGCAGATCAACCTTTGCCTTGAAATTGTCATCGAAATTCTTGTCGTAGGCTACAGGATAATACTCCTTGGGCGCATTCATAACCTAAGAGGGGGAAAAACAATACAGAAGATTGAGTATCAATTGGTTTTACAGTTTATTCTCACAAAATAGAACCACTTTTCTTataaaaggtaatataagtaaagctaaaatttttaaaatattaaaactaaacatGAGAACCCTTTACTctgcaaaatttaaacattgtttttactttttaagacatttaaaaaaaaattgcatatttaatcatcATTTTCCAgtttatatagttaaataatttctacAATTTTCAAGGAAATACAATCtacgaaatttaatttttttttattaactctGAGATAAATAGAAACGATATTCTAATTTTAGAATCTATGTAATgttgttaagttttttttatttttgaacaattaaatttatatttatattctaaaGTATTCCAAATAAACAATCAATTAACTATGCACTCACCTTGGAGACTTTGTGCTCGGCCAGCTGTCGAGGCtttggtgttgttgtcgtcgttgtggttgtggttttTACAGTAGACGTCCTCATGAATTCCTCACGCAATTTGGATGCCAGCATGGCCCGATGCTCCGCCTTTAGTTGTTGCTCACGCACATAGATTGCATGCTTAATCGTGTCCACAGTGACATTTGCAGCAGCGGCAAGTTCCTCGACGGTGACATccttcaaatcaaatttgggCTCCTCGAATTGCAGATAATTGGGATTCTTGGACACAGTACGCTGCTCGGGCTGTTCCACATCCGACTTGCCCACATTGGCAATACGGGCAATGGACTGCGGCATGGCTTGGAAAACAGGCACCGCCACAGGTTGAGATACCACGGGATTATCCGCATGGAAAGTGCGATTGGAGTGCTAAAACATAGAGGATGTTAAAGTTCATTTCAAAGGCTATGGATCTCTGAACTCACCGGTTTCTCATTGGTATCTACCAATCTATTATTGACGCTAACCCGCGGCTGAGTTGTGTCCACTGCAATGCGACGTTGAGCGTTTAGAGCTGTTGGCAACGGCTCGTTGACCACGGCCTTTTGTGGTATAGGCCGGAAAGCAGGTACACCCAATGTCAATGGTCGCGCCTCCGTCATGAGTTGTGATTGCGGCTGTGATTGCTGCTTCATCACGAACCCTTGACCCTGCTGCAGTAGCTGCAGATTGTATGGCAGCGGTCCCGTCGATCGGGAGGAAATTCGTTTATCGGGCAGGGGCTGTTGCACAGGTACATTTAACTATGGGAAGagaagttaatttattaattttattacacaaTTACTAAGGCTGTcgaattaagaaatttatgcatcgattatatttaaaataaaatttaaaatacaaatttattacatatgacatggaaataaaaatcgaaaaaaaatatttttttaaaaaactaaattaaattaaattcagaatgaatttaaaggccataccataatcaaaatggcattccgtttgaaaatcgatacagtttttacaaagttatgtaAGTTTGAAGTCGGTCAAACCTTtaacttagcaactttacaagtcaaaattgttctccaatttgacatgattttttacaaaaaagaaacgtctcagaatcaaaattaaagtattgttttatactaattacgatataaggagttcattaaaagtgaaaacttgagatttaaaattttgaattttcaaaaatcccaaggggggacccttagtatcgaaataaatagctagacctagagcaaacattttttttgaacgaatttaaaaatatttgaatgcagcatgtacttagaggccaaatcatgatcaaaatgacattccacttaaaaatcggttcagttttgatcaagttatgacagacTTCAagtttagccactttacaagtcaaaatatttaatcccATTTTTCaggattttttacaaaaaaatgaaaggtctcagaatcaagtttaaagtgttgtcttgttttatactaattacgatataaagagttgatttgaagtgaaacttgagatttaaaattttgaattttcaaaattacaaaaggGGAATTGCATGGAAATCCGGAgggaaaaagtttttttgtaatgaaattaaattttaatgtagaataaaattaaaggtaAATCTATAActaaaatggtattccgcttCAAGATAgctccagttttgacaaagctatgaatGTTTCAAGTTGGTCAAACTTTCAATCAAATGGCGAGTCAATACCAAAAACTTTCTATCCCAGTTAAATTCACAAAGAACTAGTGATgatgttaattaataaataatatttagttaatcAATTCTCACTTACCTCCTGCTGCTTTGCGGAGGGCAGCGTTCCAATTAATTCTGGGGGTCCATTCCTATAGCTGATAGCACGGCGACGATCGCTTTCTAAGTTGCTCAGTGAATCCTTAAATCCCAACTCATCGCCCACACTGAGACCTGTAAGCAAAAGTCTTTATATGTTGTCTCTTAGGTTTCAAGATTCGGTGTTTTGACGGTCTatcaatcaaaaacaaaacaagtcaATTATAACAATTCcataatgaaattgttaatgAAATGCTTTTGTCTTTACCGTCTTTTGTCTATTCCTATCAATGGCTTATCTATTGTATACAATGTATAGTATTGTATGTACAGATCTCTAGAGCCAATGGTCAATGCTACGGATATTGAACCGCATTCAAGTCTTCGACTCTCCTCTCTCTTAGTCGAGACTCAGCTCCGTCAACGACTtgacattggcattggcattggcattaaTTCATTGATTACTTAAATGCTGCGATTAGCTATCCAAtcgtgtttgtttttttctaaatatatacactaCGTActcatatatacaaaaatatttaaaaaagtataacatatagaaataaaaaggTGGGATTTCTAGTGGAGATTTACCTAAACCGAAATGTGCCTTTACGCCACCCAAATTTCGTACACGAAACAGTCCAGACTTTTTGAAGTTACAATCGAGTGTGAAACCGTAATCGGACATAAAAACGCACGTCCCGCAAGCCAAtcctataaataaatagaaaaagcaTACACAGAATAGGATAgatctttaatataatacaaaaggTCACAGGAGTTAGTAAACGAAGCGTGAGattattaattgattgatgGAAAAAATGTTGAGGAAAACTTGATGCAAACTAAAGATGAACCATtaccaaattcaaattcaacatttatagataaatattCTTTGTAAAGCAAGCTACAAGCTGTGAATGAAACAACATACGCTACTGAGTTGACTGAGGATTGTGTTGTATTGGGTTCAGTTGGATCTTTTGTTGGGTTGGTCACCATCACAATCCAATTAAACAGGTCTTGAAATTGCCGTGACTGCCGTTGGCACAGTTTTCGCACGCGTTAACAAAACTctacaaaacaatttaataacaaataaactaCGAATACAGATATGAAGAATACggaaaatatggaaataatCTCAAAATTTAAGCGATGCCCCGCATCAAATTCGAAATGCGTTGGCTGAAATTTTGATTGATGATTGACGACTCTTCTTTATCCATGAATAAAGCCCACAGATGCTGGAAATTTGATAAAACcacaaatattgtaaatattaaggtgtcaaattgaacaaagAAGGCATTCAATTTTGGAAGATTGTACACATTAAAGCGGAAACCTCTCAAAATGTTtcttaatttgcaattatacTGTGTTAAGATCTCGGATCTTTTACGGCCTGTTGCCAGAGGGCAACGCAACTCTGACACGCCGTTTAGCTAATAAAGCCGTGACCAAAACAATTATGAAATAAGCTCAACTCAAAGAACTCTCATTTCAAAGTGGTTGAACAATAAATATTGGAAAAACTTCCTTAAAAACTTGCCTTTTGGCAAAGAAACGACGAAAACAAATGTGAACTTATGTGACTACGAGAGGTACTTTAAACTAGTTGCTTAACTAACAATTTGTGTGTTAGTCAATCGCAAAGCATACGTAgttcaacaacaactgaaccAAATTGCAACGTCTTGagttcaaattaaattgttagcaTGTCAAGTGGGACATGAAATCTGTCAGTTTTGAGTGGATTCTtacaaaatgacaacaaactGAGAGTACTCTAACTATGTGCATGAATAATGCCAATGATAACTCCCATATCCATATTCATAAGTCGAGTAATTGAAGGCTGAACTTATTGCCCCCCATCCAAATCGTGTGCATCGATACAAAATACACATCCAACTTAATGAATGTGGCCTGTGGCTGGCCAATTAATTGACTGTCGGACTTGTGTTAATAGCTGCACTTACTAGCTAGTCGATCTCATGCATTGGTTCAAGGAAAA
The genomic region above belongs to Drosophila innubila isolate TH190305 chromosome 3R unlocalized genomic scaffold, UK_Dinn_1.0 2_E_3R, whole genome shotgun sequence and contains:
- the LOC117791149 gene encoding uncharacterized protein LOC117791149 → MNFFVIGFLIMQAARLACGTCVFMSDYGFTLDCNFKKSGLFRVRNLGGVKAHFGLGLSVGDELGFKDSLSNLESDRRRAISYRNGPPELIGTLPSAKQQELNVPVQQPLPDKRISSRSTGPLPYNLQLLQQGQGFVMKQQSQPQSQLMTEARPLTLGVPAFRPIPQKAVVNEPLPTALNAQRRIAVDTTQPRVSVNNRLVDTNEKPHSNRTFHADNPVVSQPVAVPVFQAMPQSIARIANVGKSDVEQPEQRTVSKNPNYLQFEEPKFDLKDVTVEELAAAANVTVDTIKHAIYVREQQLKAEHRAMLASKLREEFMRTSTVKTTTTTTTTTPKPRQLAEHKVSKVMNAPKEYYPVAYDKNFDDNFKAKVDLPPTSFSCTRQKHFPGLYADTDLGCMVFHVCALTDDGMVRKSFLCPENTLFDQTILKCNWWFYVDCSSSTSVYDSNIPISKSYQLMKSLTYFSKYNGHKKEQDGDKDENAVDIDTLRESMEGVSRRLEQAKNAQIQLDAVQQAAASEPKAEHEHVVPEGESQQQLSN